In Salmo trutta chromosome 16, fSalTru1.1, whole genome shotgun sequence, a genomic segment contains:
- the tada3l gene encoding transcriptional adapter 3 — protein MSELKDCPPLKYYDFKPVEHVKVCPRYTAVLGRSEDDGIGIEELDTLQLELETLLSSASRRLRALEEQRQILTDWQDKKGDKRFLKLGKDADLSASSRHKPKKQKLDGKGSHGPGPGPGRPKSKNLQPKVQEYELSEDPQDIPRNPKNDAPNRFWASVEPYCADITNEEIRVLEDLLKPPDDEAEYYKIPALGKHYSQRWAQEDLLEEQREGARANDKKKSLMGPLSELDAKDVDALLKKSESQHDPPDDGCPFGPLTQRLLQALVEENIISPMEDSPIPDISGKDGGNEGAGTSPRSQGKAFSVPHTRSLEARIKEELMSQGLLDSEERPGAGGDSEDEVLAELHKRQAELKALSAHNRSRKQELLRLAKEEMRKQELRQRVRVSDNEVMEGFRRIMAARQKKRTPTKKEKDQAWKALKERDSILKLLDG, from the exons ATGAGTGAGTTGAAGGACTGCCCGCCTCTAAAGTACTATGACTTTAAGCCAGTAGAGCATGTGAAGGTGTGCCCCCGCTACACTGCCGTGCTTGGACGCTCAGAGGACGATGGCATCGGTATTGAGGAGCTGGACACACTGCAGCTGGAGCTGGAGACTCTCCTGTCCTCTGCTAGCCGCCGTCTCAGAGCTTTGGAAGAACAGAGGCAG ATCCTTACAGACTGGCAGGATAAGAAAGGGGACAAGCGCTTTCTGAAGCTGGGAAAGGACGCAGACCTCTCAGCCTCATCGCGTCACAAACCGAAGAAGCAGAAACTCGATGGAAAGGGCAGTCATGGGCCTGGGCCTGGTCCTGGACGACCTAAATCCAAAAATCTGCAGCCCAAAGTCCAGGAGTACGAGTTAAGTGAGGATCCACAGGACATTCCCCGTAATCCTAAGAATGATGCCCCCAACAG ATTTTGGGCATCAGTAGAGCCATACTGTGCTGACATCACAAATGAAGAAATCCGGGTTCTGGAAGATCTCCTGAAGCCCCCGGATGATGAGGCTGAATACTACAAG ATTCCGGCATTGGGGAAACACTACTCTCAGCGATGGGCTCAGGAGGATCTGCTGGAGGAACAGCGGGAAGGGGCTCGAGCCAACGACAAGAAGAAAAGCCTCATGGGACCACTGTCTGAACTAGACGCCAAAG ATGTGGATGCCCTGCTAAAAAAGTCAGAGTCCCAGCACGACCCACCAGACGATGGTTGTCCCTTTGGTCCTCTTACACAGCGGCTCCTTCAGGCTCTTGTCGAG GAGAATATCATATCACCAATGGAGGATTCTCCAATCCCTGACATATctgggaaggatggagggaacgAGGGGGCTGGGACCTCACCTCGCAGCCAGGGCAAAGCTTTTAG TGTTCCTCACACGCGCTCTCTCGAGGCACGGATTAAGGAGGAGCTGATGTCTCAGGGGCTGCTGGATTCTGAGGAGCGACCCGGAGCAGGCGGAGACTCCGAGGATGAGGTGCTCGCTGAGCTCCACAAGAGACAGGCTGAACTCAAAGCCCTGAGTGCCCACAACAGATCCCGTAAGCAGGAGTTACTCCG CCTGGCAAAGGAGGAGATGCGGAAGCAGGAGTTGCGGCAGAGGGTCCGGGTGTCTGATAATGAGGTCATGGAGGGCTTCCGTCGCATTATGGCTGCCAGGCAGAAGAAACGCACACCGACAAAGAAGGAGAAGGATCAGGCATGGAAAGCACTGAAGGAAAGAGACAGCATCCTCAAGCTGCTGGATGGGTAG
- the LOC115150797 gene encoding actin-related protein 2/3 complex subunit 4-like, with protein sequence MQAWHYNFRLQTQNNREMTATLRPYLNAVRATLQAALCLENFSSQVVERHNKPEVEVRSSKELLLQPVVISRNDKEKVLIEGSINSVRVSIAVKQADEIEKILCHKFMRFMMMRAENFFILRRKSVEGYDISFLITNFHTEQMYKHKLVDFVITFMEEIDKEISEMKLSVNARARIVAEEFLKNF encoded by the exons ATGCAGGCGTGGCACTATAACTTCCGCCTTCAAACCCAGAACAACAGAGAAATG ACAGCGACACTACGCCCATACCTGAATGCTGTGCGTGCCACACTGCAGGCCGCCCTCTGCCTGGAGAACTTCTCCTCTCAGGTGGTGGAACGCCACAACAAGCCAGAGGTGGAGGTCAG GAGTAGTAAAGAGCTCTTACTACAGCCTGTGGTAATCAGCCGCAATGACAAGGAGAAGGTTCTCATCGAGGGCTCCATCAACTCTGTGCGAGTCAGCATTGCTGTGAAGCAG GCTGATGAGATCGAGAAGATCCTGTGCCACAAGTTCATGCGCTTCATGATGATGAGAGCAGAGAACTTCTTCATTCTCAGGAGGAAATCCGTTGAG GGCTATGACATTAGTTTCCTCATCACCAACTTCCATACGGAGCAGATGTACAAGCACAAGCTAGTGGACTTCGTCATCACCTTCATGGAGGAGATTGACAAGGAGATCAGCGAGATGAAGCTGTCTGTCAATGCCCGTGCCCGTATCGTTGCAGAGGAGTTCCTCAAGAAT TTCTGA